A genomic window from Phragmitibacter flavus includes:
- the polA gene encoding DNA polymerase I: MANRLFLLDCMALLYRAHFALIKKPIFTSDGVNTSALFGFANTVLEIMQSQKPTHLGAAFDNAVPTPRHTLFPDYKAQREAMPEDLALAIPAAKRLLNAMRIPVLEVDGYEADDLIGTLARVAELRGDFETYMVTPDKDFGQLVDARTFIYKPGRQGSDTEILGVKEVCERWGVSSPLQVIDLLGLMGDASDNIPGVKGVGEKTAAKLIAEFGSVEGLLANVDKVQGKLKDKIAEGAEMAKLSKVLATIMEDAPLPVGLDELELKGFDDETLKAMLVEFEFNALGRRLFGEDFKAGRGRQSVAAAVGVGGDVDLFGVADKVSAAGVTKVEKVAVEVFKDPALKTMAEVEHRYELVVTAEDRKRWVDKLSAVDEFCFDTETDGLDALTARMLGVAFSVGAHEGCYWHIPAEPAEHLAVLKELKPVLELSKAVKIGHNLKFDLRVLKAHHIEVSGPFFDTMLVHALVEPDQRHGMDYLSERYLSYSPVSITTLIGDKKGIQTSMADVPLDKLAEYAAEDADVTWQLAQRLKPELEKLNQAKVYEEIEGPLLPVLAAMEQAGVKVDVPTLEEFGLELEKQAGEFKSKINELAGVPFNLNSPKQLGEVLFEHLKLAEKPKKTATGQYQTNEQTLQSLNGKHPIIEYILSYREMTKLKNTYVDALPQAVSEASGRVHTTFHQLMAATGRMASSDPNLQNIPIRTGLGREIRKAFVPEKNGWVLLSADYSQIELRIMASLSGDVAMMEAFKEGLDIHLATAARVFGVELEGVLPEMRRTAKMVNFGIIYGISAFGLAQRLGNVSRTEAGVIIESYFKQYPGVKFYMEKVVEDARRDGYVETLSGRRRYLRDINTSNAATRSGVERMAMNAPIQGTAADMIKLAMVRVDEALRVNRMRSRMLLQVHDELLFEVPLEEVERVKPLIKDAMEGALKLEVPVVVETGTGGTWLEAH; encoded by the coding sequence ATGGCGAATCGTCTCTTCCTCCTCGACTGCATGGCTTTGCTTTATCGGGCGCATTTTGCGTTGATCAAAAAGCCGATCTTTACGAGCGATGGGGTGAATACGTCGGCGCTGTTTGGGTTTGCGAACACGGTGCTGGAGATCATGCAGTCGCAGAAGCCGACGCATTTGGGGGCGGCATTTGACAATGCGGTGCCGACGCCGAGGCACACGTTGTTTCCGGATTACAAGGCGCAACGGGAGGCGATGCCGGAGGATCTGGCTTTGGCGATTCCGGCGGCAAAACGATTGCTGAATGCGATGCGGATTCCGGTGTTGGAGGTGGATGGGTATGAGGCGGATGATTTGATCGGAACGCTGGCGCGGGTGGCGGAGTTGCGGGGGGATTTTGAGACTTACATGGTGACGCCGGACAAAGATTTTGGGCAGTTGGTGGATGCGCGGACTTTTATTTACAAGCCGGGCAGGCAGGGAAGCGATACGGAGATTCTGGGTGTGAAGGAAGTGTGCGAACGCTGGGGGGTGTCGAGTCCGCTGCAGGTGATTGATTTGCTGGGCCTGATGGGGGATGCGAGTGACAACATTCCAGGGGTAAAGGGCGTTGGCGAGAAAACGGCGGCGAAGCTGATTGCGGAGTTTGGCTCGGTGGAAGGGTTGTTGGCGAATGTGGACAAGGTGCAAGGGAAGTTGAAGGACAAGATCGCGGAAGGGGCGGAGATGGCGAAATTATCGAAGGTGCTGGCGACGATCATGGAAGATGCGCCTTTGCCGGTGGGATTGGATGAGTTGGAGTTGAAGGGGTTTGATGACGAGACGTTGAAGGCGATGCTGGTGGAGTTCGAGTTTAATGCGCTGGGTCGGCGGTTGTTTGGGGAGGATTTTAAGGCGGGGCGGGGTCGGCAATCGGTGGCGGCGGCGGTGGGTGTTGGTGGAGATGTGGATTTGTTTGGGGTGGCGGACAAGGTTTCGGCGGCGGGAGTGACCAAGGTGGAGAAGGTCGCGGTGGAGGTGTTTAAAGATCCGGCGTTGAAGACGATGGCGGAGGTGGAGCATCGGTATGAATTGGTGGTGACGGCGGAGGATCGGAAGCGTTGGGTGGATAAGTTGAGTGCGGTGGACGAGTTTTGTTTTGATACGGAGACGGATGGATTGGATGCGTTGACGGCGCGGATGTTGGGGGTGGCGTTTTCGGTGGGGGCGCATGAGGGTTGTTACTGGCATATTCCGGCGGAACCGGCGGAGCATCTGGCGGTGTTGAAAGAGTTGAAGCCGGTGTTGGAGTTATCGAAGGCGGTTAAGATCGGGCATAACTTGAAGTTTGATTTGCGGGTGTTAAAGGCGCATCACATTGAAGTTAGCGGACCGTTTTTTGACACGATGCTGGTGCATGCATTGGTGGAGCCGGATCAGCGGCATGGGATGGATTATTTGAGCGAGCGTTATTTGAGTTACTCGCCGGTGTCGATCACGACTTTGATTGGTGACAAGAAGGGGATTCAGACGAGCATGGCGGATGTGCCGTTGGACAAGTTGGCAGAGTATGCCGCGGAGGATGCGGATGTGACGTGGCAGTTGGCGCAGCGGTTGAAGCCGGAGCTGGAGAAACTGAATCAGGCGAAGGTGTATGAGGAAATTGAAGGTCCGTTGTTGCCGGTGCTGGCGGCGATGGAGCAGGCGGGGGTGAAGGTGGATGTGCCGACGTTGGAAGAGTTTGGATTGGAGCTGGAGAAGCAGGCGGGGGAGTTTAAGTCGAAGATCAATGAGCTGGCGGGGGTGCCGTTTAACTTGAATTCACCCAAGCAGTTGGGAGAAGTGTTGTTTGAGCATTTGAAGCTGGCGGAAAAACCGAAGAAGACGGCGACGGGACAGTATCAGACGAATGAACAGACGTTGCAGTCGTTGAATGGGAAACATCCGATTATTGAGTATATCTTGTCGTATCGGGAGATGACGAAGTTGAAGAATACTTATGTGGATGCGTTGCCGCAGGCGGTGAGTGAGGCGTCAGGTCGGGTGCACACGACGTTTCATCAGTTGATGGCGGCGACGGGGAGGATGGCTTCGAGTGATCCGAATTTGCAGAACATTCCGATTCGCACGGGGTTAGGAAGGGAGATTCGGAAGGCGTTTGTGCCGGAGAAAAATGGATGGGTTTTGTTGAGTGCGGATTACTCGCAGATTGAGTTGCGCATCATGGCGTCGCTAAGTGGGGATGTGGCGATGATGGAGGCGTTTAAGGAGGGATTGGACATTCACCTGGCGACGGCGGCGCGGGTGTTTGGGGTGGAGTTGGAGGGGGTGTTGCCGGAGATGAGGCGGACGGCGAAGATGGTGAACTTTGGGATTATTTATGGGATCAGCGCGTTTGGATTGGCGCAGCGTCTGGGGAATGTGTCACGGACGGAAGCGGGGGTGATTATCGAGAGTTACTTCAAGCAGTATCCTGGGGTGAAGTTTTATATGGAGAAGGTGGTGGAAGATGCGCGTCGGGATGGTTATGTGGAGACGTTGTCGGGAAGACGGCGGTATCTGCGGGACATCAACACAAGCAATGCGGCAACGCGGAGCGGGGTGGAGCGGATGGCGATGAATGCGCCGATTCAGGGGACGGCGGCGGACATGATCAAGCTGGCGATGGTGCGCGTGGATGAGGCGTTGCGGGTGAATAGGATGAGGTCGCGCATGTTGTTGCAGGTGCACGATGAATTGCTGTTTGAAGTGCCGCTGGAAGAGGTGGAGCGGGTGAAGCCTCTAATCAAGGATGCGATGGAGGGGGCCTTGAAGCTAGAGGTGCCGGTGGTGGTGGAGACGGGCACGGGGGGGACGTGGCTGGAGGCGCATTAA
- a CDS encoding DUF692 domain-containing protein, with translation MPANFFNNHTDYGVGVGLRVPHYRHILEKKPVVDWFEIISENFMVDGGRPLEILDQILEQYRVVQHGVSMYFGSAEPLNREHLKKLKRLVKRTNTPWLSDHLCWGSVDGRYTHDLLPMPYTMAVAKHTASKIREAQDFLEVPICVENVSSYAEFHQSNMTEWDFLTEVAEAADCGILLDVNNIYVSSENHGFDPLDYVRNVPAHRVGQIHLAGHSRLEKVILDTHDQPVPDPVWALYAETIRCCGHTATLLEWDDRIPSFDEVHDEALKANLYLHENAVLPV, from the coding sequence ATGCCTGCCAATTTTTTCAACAATCATACCGACTATGGTGTGGGCGTGGGACTTCGGGTTCCGCATTACCGCCACATTCTGGAAAAGAAGCCGGTGGTGGATTGGTTTGAGATCATTTCTGAAAATTTTATGGTGGATGGGGGAAGGCCGTTGGAGATTTTGGATCAGATCCTGGAACAATACCGGGTGGTGCAGCATGGGGTGTCGATGTATTTCGGGAGTGCGGAGCCGCTGAATCGGGAGCATTTGAAGAAGTTGAAACGTCTGGTGAAGCGGACGAATACGCCATGGCTGTCGGACCATTTATGCTGGGGCAGTGTGGATGGCAGGTATACGCATGATTTGCTGCCGATGCCTTACACGATGGCGGTGGCGAAACATACGGCTTCAAAAATCCGCGAGGCCCAGGATTTTTTGGAGGTTCCGATCTGTGTGGAGAATGTGAGCAGTTATGCGGAGTTTCATCAGAGTAACATGACAGAATGGGATTTTTTGACGGAGGTGGCGGAGGCGGCGGATTGCGGGATTTTGTTGGATGTGAACAACATCTATGTTTCGTCGGAGAATCACGGGTTTGATCCTTTGGATTATGTGAGGAATGTGCCGGCCCACCGCGTGGGGCAGATTCATCTCGCCGGGCATTCGAGGTTGGAGAAGGTGATTCTGGACACTCATGATCAGCCGGTGCCTGATCCGGTTTGGGCCTTGTATGCGGAGACGATTAGATGCTGCGGGCATACGGCGACGTTGCTGGAATGGGACGATCGCATTCCGAGTTTTGACGAGGTGCATGACGAAGCATTAAAAGCGAATCTTTATCTTCATGAAAACGCCGTATTGCCCGTCTGA
- the hisD gene encoding histidinol dehydrogenase yields MKIIRYTDAFFVDELRRFDRRAEASEAVREVVGDVVKAVRERGDEALIELTKKFDAAELRVRDLRVSQDELQAAWDGVEPRVREALEASHRNVSEFARQSMRKNWSMVNEQGAEVGEVFHPYQRVGLYVPGGTAPLVSTSLMTVAIAAAAGVPEIVVCTPCGKDGTVNPGLLAALKLAGATEVYRVGGSQAIAAMAYGTGTIKPVVKIFGPGNAYVVEAKRQVFGVVSVDLLPGPSEVMVLADKTGNAACIAADLLAQAEHGKDSGVAFITDDEGLLGDVVREMEVQGEKLSRQQMIKSVLEKECVLILVPTLEDGVELVNAYAPEHLSLIAEREEEIMQMVRTAGAIFLGNASPVAVGDFLAGPSHTLPTGGAGKSFPGLTTEMFSRRTSVVRLSKEACAKSEPIVRVFSEIEGLDAHGESVAIRGRVL; encoded by the coding sequence ATGAAAATCATTCGTTACACGGACGCCTTTTTTGTTGATGAACTGCGTCGATTTGACCGTCGTGCCGAGGCGTCGGAGGCGGTGCGTGAAGTGGTGGGAGACGTGGTGAAGGCGGTGCGGGAGCGAGGGGATGAGGCGTTGATTGAGCTGACGAAGAAGTTTGATGCGGCGGAGTTGCGGGTGCGGGATTTGCGGGTTTCGCAGGACGAGTTGCAGGCGGCTTGGGATGGGGTGGAGCCTAGGGTGCGTGAGGCGTTGGAGGCTTCGCATCGGAATGTGTCGGAGTTTGCGCGGCAGAGTATGCGCAAGAACTGGAGCATGGTGAATGAGCAGGGGGCGGAGGTGGGCGAGGTGTTTCATCCGTATCAGCGGGTGGGCTTGTATGTGCCTGGCGGGACGGCGCCGTTGGTGAGCACTTCGTTGATGACGGTGGCGATTGCGGCAGCTGCAGGAGTGCCGGAGATCGTGGTTTGCACGCCTTGTGGCAAGGATGGGACGGTGAATCCGGGTTTGCTGGCGGCTCTGAAGCTGGCGGGGGCGACGGAGGTTTATCGGGTGGGCGGTTCGCAGGCGATTGCGGCGATGGCTTATGGGACGGGGACGATCAAGCCCGTGGTGAAGATTTTTGGGCCGGGAAATGCGTATGTGGTGGAGGCGAAACGGCAGGTGTTTGGGGTGGTGTCGGTGGATCTTTTGCCGGGACCGAGTGAGGTGATGGTGCTGGCGGACAAGACGGGGAACGCGGCGTGCATTGCGGCGGATTTGCTGGCGCAGGCGGAGCACGGGAAAGATAGCGGCGTGGCGTTCATTACGGATGATGAGGGGTTACTAGGGGATGTGGTGAGGGAGATGGAGGTGCAGGGAGAGAAGTTGAGCAGGCAGCAGATGATCAAGTCGGTGCTGGAGAAGGAGTGTGTGTTGATTTTGGTGCCGACCCTGGAGGATGGGGTGGAGCTGGTGAATGCGTATGCGCCGGAGCACTTGAGTTTGATTGCGGAGCGTGAGGAGGAGATCATGCAGATGGTGCGCACGGCAGGGGCGATCTTCCTGGGGAATGCGTCGCCGGTGGCGGTGGGGGATTTTCTTGCAGGGCCGAGTCACACCTTGCCGACGGGCGGGGCCGGGAAGTCGTTTCCGGGGTTGACGACCGAGATGTTTTCGAGGAGGACGAGTGTGGTAAGGTTGAGCAAGGAGGCTTGTGCGAAGAGCGAACCGATCGTTCGGGTGTTTAGTGAGATTGAGGGGTTGGATGCGCACGGGGAGTCGGTGGCGATTCGGGGGAGGGTTTTGTAG
- a CDS encoding hydantoinase B/oxoprolinase family protein: MTSTPTWRIAADTGGTFTDCHALAPDGTEHRAKVLSSGCLRAVAEKWINANTVQLSDLWDQQDDFFNGYTLRFLTSSGTSHPILSSRVVNHRTLVELDAPPFPTTEGLLVELTAHEAAPVLAARLITHTPLHHPFPKVDFRLATTRATNALLERKGTDIALFITAGFADLLVIGDQRRADLFALHHPPRELHYHQVCEVHERLTAKGEILTPLDEPALLQAAQSIIQKGIHTAAVALLHSDLNPRHEQRVRELLLQSGFTHVSLSSELAPFIKILPRAQSAVANAYLTGPVEKFIRDVKSPLSSDSTLHLMTSAASLEPADTIQPKDLLLSGPAAGVLGALNSARDLGFKNIITFDMGGTSTDVARLDGTVSYRFQQNVGGLTLLSPCIAIETVAAGGGSICCWTPSGLAVGPHSAGSDPGPACYGKGGPLTVTDINLLLNRFDPDRAPIPLQRAAAQFRLTELLDQINQQSGRHMTASELLDSLLALANQHMADAIRKISVLEGYDPANYALLAFGGAGPQHACDLANALGMHTILIPHHAGILSAVGLQQAQPERFAQRQILKPLDHVQPDLPLILSDLSHEAAKQLLTITRNDETPLLRSIAELRLTGQDTPLQIEFHDPASLHQDFRQRYLNLFGYPAPTTKKIELVSLRVIATAVGSYGVATPSPPTQTISGPDLIQDAFSTLVIAKGWMANNHPPHGWILRSDSQPSTTNHQLPLDLLRHRLHGIVEDMGALLRRTALSTNIRERLDFSCALLTSEGTLLTSAPHIPVHLGALGVCVREVLKQHPPEPGTTLITNHPAFGGSHLPDVTLITPVFDDQNQLLGIIANRAHHAEIGGISPGSMPANATTLEQEGVIIPPMPLVFQGEPQFDTIRDLLLNAKHPTRSIDDNLADLHAQLAANRLGTQRLLELHRESPHLTESMQTILAESRQVMQHFIPNLTTGTAQESLDDGNLINVTISTTPNTIHIDFTGTSPQHPGNLNATPAIVHSAILYVLRLALQQNLPLNEGLLTDVHITIPPGTLLNPNFNTSPLPAVVGGNVEISQRVVDTLIKALDLQACSQGTMNNFLFGNDQFGYYETICGGTGAGPGYHGADARHSHMTNTAITDPEVLERRYPVRLHQFSIRPDSGGQGQWNGGNGVIREIEWLAPLTVSLLTQHRTTTPFGKHGGQNAQPGQQSLIRPNQPPQPLPSSITFNVETNDRLIIETPGGGAWGSPSS; this comes from the coding sequence ATGACTTCGACACCCACCTGGCGCATCGCAGCAGACACCGGCGGAACCTTTACCGACTGCCACGCCCTCGCCCCCGACGGCACCGAGCACCGCGCCAAAGTCCTCTCCAGCGGCTGCCTGCGCGCCGTCGCTGAAAAATGGATCAATGCCAACACCGTTCAGCTATCCGATCTTTGGGACCAACAAGACGACTTCTTCAACGGCTACACCCTGCGCTTCCTAACCTCCAGCGGCACCTCGCACCCCATCCTCAGCTCCCGGGTTGTAAACCATCGCACGCTCGTCGAACTCGACGCCCCGCCTTTTCCAACAACCGAAGGCCTGCTCGTCGAACTCACAGCCCACGAAGCCGCCCCCGTTCTCGCCGCCCGCCTGATCACCCACACCCCCCTTCACCACCCTTTCCCCAAAGTCGACTTCCGCCTCGCCACCACCCGCGCCACCAACGCCCTGCTCGAACGCAAAGGCACCGACATCGCCCTGTTCATCACCGCCGGATTTGCCGACCTGCTTGTCATCGGCGACCAACGCCGCGCCGACCTCTTCGCCCTTCATCACCCACCCCGCGAACTCCACTACCATCAAGTCTGCGAAGTCCACGAACGACTCACCGCCAAAGGAGAAATCCTCACCCCGCTCGACGAACCCGCCCTCCTCCAAGCCGCTCAATCGATCATCCAAAAAGGCATCCACACCGCCGCCGTCGCCCTCCTCCACAGCGACCTCAATCCCCGCCACGAACAACGCGTCCGCGAACTTCTTCTTCAATCCGGCTTCACCCACGTCTCCCTCAGCAGCGAACTCGCCCCCTTCATCAAAATCCTCCCACGCGCCCAAAGCGCGGTCGCCAATGCCTACCTCACCGGCCCCGTGGAAAAGTTCATCCGTGACGTCAAATCGCCCCTCTCTTCCGACTCCACCCTGCACCTCATGACCAGCGCCGCGTCCCTCGAACCGGCCGACACCATTCAACCCAAAGACCTCCTCCTCTCCGGCCCCGCCGCTGGCGTCCTCGGTGCCCTCAACTCCGCCCGCGACCTCGGCTTCAAAAACATCATCACCTTCGACATGGGCGGCACAAGCACCGATGTCGCCCGGCTCGACGGCACCGTCAGTTACCGCTTTCAACAAAACGTCGGAGGCCTCACCCTGTTGAGTCCCTGCATCGCCATCGAAACCGTCGCCGCCGGCGGCGGCAGCATTTGCTGTTGGACTCCCAGCGGCCTCGCCGTCGGCCCTCACAGCGCCGGATCCGACCCCGGACCCGCCTGTTACGGCAAAGGCGGCCCCCTCACCGTCACCGACATCAATCTCCTCCTCAACCGCTTCGACCCCGACCGCGCTCCCATCCCCCTGCAACGCGCCGCCGCCCAGTTTCGCCTCACCGAACTGCTCGACCAAATCAACCAACAAAGCGGTCGCCACATGACCGCATCCGAACTTCTTGACTCCCTCCTCGCCCTTGCGAACCAGCACATGGCCGACGCCATCCGCAAGATCTCGGTCCTCGAAGGATACGACCCCGCCAACTATGCCCTCCTCGCTTTCGGCGGAGCCGGCCCCCAGCACGCCTGCGACCTGGCAAACGCCCTCGGCATGCACACCATCCTCATCCCCCATCACGCCGGCATCCTCAGCGCCGTCGGCCTCCAACAAGCCCAACCCGAACGCTTCGCCCAACGCCAGATTCTCAAGCCCCTCGACCACGTCCAACCCGACCTCCCTCTCATCCTCAGCGACCTCAGTCACGAAGCCGCCAAACAACTTCTCACCATCACCCGGAACGATGAAACCCCTCTCCTTCGAAGCATCGCCGAACTCCGACTCACCGGCCAGGACACGCCACTTCAAATCGAGTTCCACGACCCCGCCTCACTTCATCAAGACTTCCGTCAGCGATACCTGAACCTCTTCGGTTATCCCGCCCCCACCACCAAAAAGATCGAACTCGTCAGCCTTCGCGTGATTGCCACCGCCGTCGGAAGTTACGGAGTCGCCACGCCCTCCCCACCCACCCAAACCATCTCCGGTCCCGACCTCATTCAGGACGCCTTCAGCACCCTCGTCATCGCCAAAGGCTGGATGGCCAACAATCACCCTCCCCACGGCTGGATCCTCCGCTCAGACTCACAACCCTCAACCACCAACCATCAACTCCCCCTCGATCTCCTCCGCCACCGCCTCCATGGCATCGTCGAAGACATGGGTGCCCTGCTGCGTCGCACCGCCCTTTCCACCAACATCCGCGAACGACTCGACTTCTCCTGCGCCCTTCTCACTTCCGAAGGCACCCTTCTCACCAGCGCCCCCCACATCCCTGTTCACCTCGGTGCCCTAGGCGTCTGCGTCCGCGAAGTGCTCAAACAACATCCCCCCGAACCCGGCACCACCCTCATCACCAATCACCCCGCCTTCGGTGGCTCCCATCTTCCTGACGTCACCCTGATCACCCCCGTCTTCGACGACCAAAACCAGCTCCTCGGCATCATCGCCAACCGTGCCCATCACGCCGAAATCGGAGGCATCTCCCCCGGCTCCATGCCCGCCAACGCCACCACCCTCGAACAAGAAGGCGTCATCATCCCCCCCATGCCCCTCGTCTTTCAAGGCGAACCCCAATTCGACACCATCCGCGACCTCCTTCTCAACGCCAAACATCCCACCCGATCCATCGACGACAACCTCGCCGACCTCCACGCCCAACTCGCCGCCAACCGACTCGGCACCCAACGTCTCCTCGAACTCCATCGCGAATCCCCCCATCTCACCGAAAGCATGCAAACCATCCTCGCCGAATCCCGGCAGGTCATGCAGCACTTCATCCCCAACCTCACCACCGGCACCGCCCAGGAATCCCTCGACGACGGCAACCTCATCAACGTCACCATCTCCACCACCCCCAATACCATCCACATCGACTTCACCGGCACCAGTCCCCAACATCCCGGCAACCTCAACGCCACCCCCGCCATCGTCCACAGCGCCATCCTCTACGTCCTCCGTCTCGCCCTCCAACAAAACCTCCCCCTCAACGAAGGGCTCCTCACCGACGTCCACATCACCATCCCCCCCGGCACCCTCCTCAACCCCAATTTCAACACTTCTCCGCTTCCCGCCGTCGTCGGAGGCAATGTCGAAATCAGCCAGCGCGTCGTCGACACCCTCATCAAAGCTCTTGACCTCCAAGCCTGCAGCCAGGGCACCATGAACAACTTCCTGTTTGGCAATGACCAGTTCGGTTACTACGAAACCATCTGCGGCGGCACTGGCGCAGGCCCCGGCTATCACGGAGCCGACGCCCGTCACAGTCACATGACCAACACCGCCATCACCGACCCTGAAGTCCTCGAACGCAGGTATCCCGTCCGACTTCATCAATTCTCCATCCGCCCCGACTCGGGCGGCCAGGGTCAATGGAACGGCGGCAACGGCGTCATTCGCGAAATCGAATGGCTCGCCCCACTGACCGTCTCACTACTTACCCAACACCGCACCACCACCCCCTTTGGAAAACACGGTGGTCAAAATGCCCAACCCGGTCAACAATCCCTCATCCGTCCTAATCAGCCACCTCAACCCTTGCCCAGCAGCATCACCTTCAATGTAGAAACAAACGACCGTCTCATCATCGAAACCCCCGGCGGCGGAGCCTGGGGCAGCCCATCATCTTAA
- a CDS encoding ABC transporter permease, translating into MKIGPTFRIAARALRRNKMRSILTMLGIIIGVGAVIAMVGIGNGARAQVENQIAALGENMILIFSGSSSTSGVRSGWGGAGTLTIEDALAIGRELPSVRAVSPEVRDGTQVAAGNQNWFTNLLGQSSDYFEMRQWAFESGTGFTEQDVRTAAKVAVIGKTTASQLFGNIDPVGQTFRTQGVPFTIVGLLASKGTSLMGSDQDDTVVVPYTTAMKRLTGANRVRLINVQARSAEEVASAQEQITSLLRQRHNIGPGRDDDFTVRTQDEISEMATSTSRVMTMLLGAIASVSLLVGGIGIMNIMLVSVTERTREIGIRMAVGAHGSDIMLQFLIEAITLSCLGGVIGIILGYGTAEALSHFAGWPTFVSTTAVLTAFGFSAAVGVFFGLYPAKKAAALDPIDALRYE; encoded by the coding sequence ATGAAAATCGGCCCCACCTTCCGCATCGCCGCCCGCGCCCTCCGCCGCAATAAAATGCGCTCCATCCTCACCATGCTCGGCATCATCATCGGCGTCGGCGCCGTCATCGCCATGGTCGGCATCGGCAACGGCGCCCGCGCCCAAGTCGAAAACCAGATCGCCGCCCTCGGCGAAAACATGATCCTAATCTTCAGCGGCAGCAGCAGCACCTCCGGCGTTCGCAGCGGTTGGGGCGGAGCCGGCACCCTCACCATCGAAGACGCCCTCGCCATCGGACGCGAACTCCCCAGTGTCCGCGCCGTCAGCCCCGAAGTTCGCGACGGCACCCAAGTCGCTGCCGGCAACCAAAATTGGTTCACCAACCTCCTCGGCCAGTCCTCCGACTACTTTGAAATGCGTCAATGGGCCTTCGAATCGGGCACCGGCTTCACCGAACAAGACGTCCGCACCGCCGCCAAAGTCGCCGTGATCGGGAAAACCACCGCTAGCCAACTCTTCGGCAACATCGATCCCGTCGGCCAGACCTTCCGCACCCAGGGCGTCCCCTTCACCATCGTCGGCCTGCTCGCCAGCAAAGGCACCTCACTCATGGGCAGCGACCAGGACGACACCGTCGTCGTCCCCTACACCACCGCCATGAAACGCCTCACTGGTGCCAATCGCGTCCGCCTCATCAATGTCCAGGCCCGCAGCGCCGAAGAAGTCGCATCCGCTCAGGAACAAATCACCTCCCTGCTCCGCCAACGCCACAACATCGGGCCTGGACGCGACGACGACTTCACCGTCCGCACCCAGGACGAAATCTCCGAAATGGCCACCTCCACCTCCCGTGTCATGACCATGCTCCTCGGTGCCATCGCCTCCGTCTCCCTCCTCGTCGGCGGCATCGGCATCATGAACATCATGCTCGTCAGCGTCACCGAACGCACCCGCGAAATCGGCATCCGCATGGCCGTCGGTGCCCACGGCAGCGACATCATGCTGCAATTCCTCATCGAAGCCATCACCCTCAGCTGCCTCGGCGGAGTCATCGGCATCATCCTCGGCTACGGCACCGCCGAAGCCCTCAGTCACTTCGCCGGCTGGCCCACCTTCGTCTCCACCACCGCCGTCCTCACCGCCTTCGGCTTCAGCGCCGCCGTCGGAGTCTTCTTCGGACTCTACCCCGCCAAGAAAGCCGCCGCCCTCGACCCCATCGATGCCCTCCGCTACGAGTAA
- a CDS encoding DUF433 domain-containing protein, with the protein MNLLNRITLESGKCGGQPCIRGYRFRVTDLLDLLAHGATHEEILEDYPFLEKDDIFAALQYAAHQTDHAVLTASA; encoded by the coding sequence ATGAACCTGCTGAACCGAATCACCCTCGAATCAGGCAAATGCGGCGGGCAACCCTGCATTCGTGGATACCGTTTCCGGGTTACCGACCTCCTCGACCTGCTCGCCCACGGCGCCACCCACGAAGAAATCCTCGAAGACTATCCCTTCCTCGAAAAAGATGACATCTTCGCAGCACTGCAATACGCCGCCCATCAGACCGATCATGCCGTCCTCACCGCGAGTGCGTGA